One window of Mediterraneibacter gnavus ATCC 29149 genomic DNA carries:
- the kdpF gene encoding K(+)-transporting ATPase subunit F, with protein MIVLGILVLLLAGYLVYALIHPEKL; from the coding sequence ATGATCGTTCTTGGAATTTTAGTTTTATTACTTGCCGGATATCTTGTGTATGCGCTGATACATCCGGAGAAATTGTGA